A window of the Deltaproteobacteria bacterium genome harbors these coding sequences:
- a CDS encoding amidohydrolase family protein has translation MTSRLSRALAVATIAAALVSAPRAGRAYDVNDAHFHLTNYIQEGTDIRTFLDIMGSRVGRVALFGIPLQQQWSYRVSGDAAPGYYLESDADLYYYSFTDARIAMAYKSLSKKQQARFDPMITGFNPADMYAADHIRRVLETFPGVFTGIGEFTIHKEFVSSKIAGDAASLTDPALDRILDFAGEVGLVVILHSDIHMPFAKPEQARTYFDQTKALFARHPRAIIIWAHTGLGRIVQPLPGHLALLDEIANAPNLAHVFFDISWSEVAKYVVASPESVAATADFLERHPTRVLFGTDEVAPKDQVSYLGIYDQYAPLWQKLSPRTSEQLRIGNYARLFDQGRKKVRAWEAVHVR, from the coding sequence ATGACTTCACGCCTGTCCCGCGCCCTCGCCGTCGCCACGATCGCCGCCGCTCTCGTCAGCGCGCCGCGCGCCGGTCGCGCCTACGATGTCAACGACGCGCACTTCCATCTCACCAACTACATCCAGGAAGGCACCGACATCCGGACGTTCCTCGACATCATGGGGTCGCGGGTCGGGCGGGTCGCGCTCTTCGGCATCCCGCTCCAGCAGCAGTGGTCGTACCGCGTTTCCGGTGACGCCGCGCCCGGCTACTACCTCGAGAGCGACGCCGACCTCTACTACTACTCGTTCACCGACGCCCGGATCGCCATGGCGTACAAGTCGCTGTCGAAGAAGCAGCAGGCCCGCTTCGACCCGATGATCACGGGTTTCAACCCGGCCGACATGTACGCCGCCGACCACATCCGGCGCGTGCTCGAGACGTTTCCCGGGGTCTTCACCGGCATCGGCGAGTTCACCATCCACAAGGAGTTCGTCTCGTCCAAGATCGCGGGCGACGCCGCCAGTCTGACCGATCCGGCGCTCGACCGCATTCTCGACTTCGCCGGGGAGGTCGGCCTCGTCGTGATCCTGCACAGCGACATCCACATGCCGTTCGCGAAGCCCGAGCAGGCTCGGACCTACTTCGACCAGACCAAGGCGCTCTTCGCGCGCCACCCGCGCGCTATCATCATCTGGGCCCATACCGGCCTCGGCCGCATCGTGCAGCCGCTGCCGGGGCACCTCGCGCTTCTGGACGAGATCGCCAACGCCCCGAATCTCGCGCACGTTTTCTTCGACATCTCCTGGAGCGAGGTGGCGAAGTACGTCGTCGCGTCGCCCGAGTCGGTGGCGGCCACGGCCGATTTCCTCGAGCGCCACCCGACGCGCGTGCTTTTCGGCACCGACGAGGTCGCGCCCAAGGATCAGGTGTCGTACCTAGGGATCTACGACCAGTACGCGCCGCTCTGGCAAAAGCTGAGCCCGCGCACGAGCGAGCAGCTCCGTATCGGCAACTATGCCCGTCTCTTCGACCAGGGCCGCAAGAAGGTGCGGGCCTGGGAAGCTGTGCACGTCCGCTGA